Proteins from one Paenibacillus amylolyticus genomic window:
- a CDS encoding glycoside hydrolase family 4 codes for MKVTSTQHPKVVVIGAGSLFFGRQSIWQMVHSPYLNQGTLALVDTDEERLSKMVTLAERVARENNVSLKIEGSVDRRQVLPGADFVVLSFAEQSVKYRGIDCQISLKYGIRMCSGDTIGPGGIFRAMRELPVIMECAKDIEELCPDAWVINYINPSTVHGIALHRYAPKLKSFALCDSHHMPHKKAYYAVRAGIIGDHSQFTEEINQKFDFRIAGVNHFTWLLKAEYEGKNVMPTIAEAMRKLAGDENNGGDRGAKALFNDAITYELYDIFGIIPTCTAHTKEYVRYWQGLGKTADTIPPLSIWETEDRYERHDEMWRQVDDFLAGNIPIADYMNTFGPDHATDIIENMVGNLGKKFFINTLNQGAVTNMNADSFLELLCDVDMDGVKPLHVGEMPRGIRGMQELVLDTHELTVEAVLEQSYEKLRRAMLTDPLVNSISDADRIIHELLELEREMIPDVWYRDKLQYS; via the coding sequence ATGAAGGTTACAAGCACACAGCATCCAAAGGTAGTTGTTATTGGAGCAGGCAGCCTGTTTTTCGGTCGTCAGTCCATCTGGCAGATGGTTCACTCCCCATATCTGAATCAGGGAACGCTGGCTTTGGTGGATACGGATGAGGAACGGCTTTCGAAAATGGTAACACTGGCAGAGAGGGTTGCCCGGGAGAACAACGTATCCTTAAAGATTGAAGGTTCGGTGGACCGAAGACAGGTGCTTCCAGGAGCTGACTTCGTTGTGCTCAGCTTCGCAGAGCAATCGGTGAAATATCGGGGCATTGACTGCCAGATTTCGCTTAAGTATGGAATTCGCATGTGTTCCGGCGATACGATTGGCCCTGGCGGAATCTTTCGGGCGATGCGGGAACTGCCGGTGATCATGGAGTGCGCCAAAGACATAGAGGAGCTGTGTCCAGATGCATGGGTGATCAATTATATTAACCCGTCTACCGTGCATGGCATCGCATTGCATCGTTATGCGCCGAAGCTTAAATCTTTTGCACTGTGCGATAGTCATCATATGCCGCATAAAAAAGCCTATTACGCCGTTCGAGCCGGGATCATTGGAGACCATAGCCAGTTTACGGAAGAGATCAACCAGAAATTCGATTTTCGTATCGCTGGTGTCAATCATTTCACTTGGCTGCTCAAAGCCGAGTATGAAGGAAAAAATGTAATGCCCACAATCGCAGAGGCCATGCGTAAGCTGGCAGGTGACGAGAACAACGGCGGTGATCGCGGCGCAAAAGCTCTTTTTAACGATGCAATTACTTACGAGCTGTATGATATTTTCGGAATCATTCCTACTTGTACGGCGCATACGAAGGAATACGTTCGGTATTGGCAAGGACTTGGCAAAACTGCGGACACAATCCCACCATTATCGATCTGGGAGACAGAGGACAGATATGAGCGTCACGATGAAATGTGGCGTCAGGTGGATGACTTTCTTGCCGGGAATATCCCGATTGCTGACTACATGAACACGTTTGGACCGGACCATGCGACCGATATCATTGAAAATATGGTGGGGAACTTGGGCAAAAAGTTCTTCATTAATACGCTCAATCAAGGCGCGGTAACCAACATGAATGCGGATTCGTTCCTGGAACTCCTGTGCGATGTAGATATGGACGGCGTGAAACCACTCCATGTAGGCGAGATGCCGCGTGGGATACGAGGGATGCAAGAACTTGTACTGGATACCCATGAGCTTACGGTGGAAGCGGTGCTGGAACAGAGCTATGAGAAGCTGAGAAGGGCGATGCTCACCGACCCACTCGTGAATTCCATTAGTGATGCAGACAGGATCATCCACGAATTGTTGGAACTGGAGCGTGAGATGATTCCGGACGTTTGGTATAGGGATAAACTGCAATACAGCTAA
- a CDS encoding AraC family transcriptional regulator gives MSIIDELSEYITLRMSSYLEQTHDSNWTEHKSHSDYDLWFITAGSVQISMDGIEHMADPGDIVFFYPDMPYTASTTGDLCRFVYMHFDFSIAEQKRILGEFQLPGIVPGNLIRDESTLFTSSYRRFKQSSGASGSPLYLKASLLLVIAKILELHGQGLYHGEFLKDRKPRKIEGSLEVLQNVFPYVDANLHRAIRVNELAVIAGVSEKYFISLFKRILGITPGQYINQIRMNRARDYLYEKKYTIQQIAGFLGYPDPFTFSKAFKKFYNVPPSQFE, from the coding sequence ATGAGTATCATTGACGAACTATCGGAATATATCACACTGCGCATGAGTTCTTATCTGGAACAAACACACGACAGCAATTGGACAGAGCACAAGTCTCATTCCGATTATGATCTGTGGTTCATTACAGCAGGCTCCGTCCAGATTAGTATGGATGGAATCGAACATATGGCGGACCCGGGTGACATCGTGTTTTTTTACCCCGATATGCCCTATACCGCTTCCACGACCGGAGATCTGTGCCGTTTTGTATACATGCACTTTGATTTCAGCATCGCTGAGCAAAAACGCATTCTCGGCGAGTTTCAACTCCCGGGCATCGTACCTGGCAACTTGATCAGGGATGAATCCACCCTGTTCACCTCATCCTATCGAAGGTTCAAGCAAAGTAGCGGCGCTTCCGGAAGTCCACTTTACTTAAAGGCCTCTCTGCTTCTCGTCATCGCCAAAATTTTGGAATTACACGGGCAAGGTCTGTATCACGGTGAGTTTCTGAAAGACCGCAAACCGAGAAAAATCGAAGGAAGTCTGGAAGTTCTGCAGAACGTGTTCCCCTACGTGGATGCGAATCTGCATCGTGCCATCCGAGTGAACGAGCTTGCGGTTATTGCCGGCGTCTCTGAGAAATATTTCATTTCTTTGTTCAAGAGAATTCTGGGTATCACACCAGGACAGTACATCAATCAAATCAGAATGAACCGGGCCAGAGATTATCTGTACGAGAAGAAATATACGATTCAGCAAATTGCCGGATTTCTGGGTTACCCCGATCCCTTTACGTTCTCCAAAGCATTCAAAAAATTTTACAACGTGCCTCCTTCCCAATTTGAATAG
- a CDS encoding helix-turn-helix domain-containing protein translates to MQMASLYIQLQQHDLLQLTSLQETNHHNTSTTSKDTNEYTLLIALNHGIRLLTNNISQDLSQGCCILLPTQQSYILLTTKEQADVARFTFLAFQVDKSNLLPSCPPLMRGLPYRLPLSTIKLVLAGEDWFSPSPLQSNKQNRLHEKHTSAHQSKLAVTQARLQLILGLMNQLENVPPPMQKDQSVQRTVSYMEQHYNEDLTVDFLAEMAGMVRWQYSKLFKVMTGKKPTDYLAELRVQQAKRLLSSSTETLREISRQVGYKDEYYFSRRFHQLTGHPPREYANMLRRTRQRTITDSLGRQISLPDAAMRIVATGTNTLGELLTIGIRPVGAGITTMKSQVIYRNKLQHMPDIGLQGSPEQVSLLKPDLILLGNYSEQQLPQLDAIAPTIVYREATSTFERLRYIADLFGRNRAAEKWIDRYEESVRGIRRQLADDYIAGERATVYLVLGKNIYVMGQTGFAATVYESLGFRPTESVYQLIINGRPWIHIHEDKISQYAGDRNFVMVPQEEMNVNISSPLQSLVGELTHGKLRNIHNLHIVEAVWNYDDPLTRERLLTVLPSIFAKDRLALVPAIDNKP, encoded by the coding sequence ATGCAAATGGCTTCCCTATACATTCAACTGCAGCAGCATGATCTGCTTCAGCTCACATCATTGCAGGAAACCAATCACCATAATACATCAACCACGAGCAAGGATACCAATGAATATACACTGCTTATTGCTCTGAATCATGGGATTCGGCTGTTAACGAACAACATTTCCCAAGATCTGAGCCAAGGCTGTTGTATTCTGCTCCCTACTCAGCAATCTTACATTCTTCTAACGACAAAAGAGCAAGCGGATGTAGCGCGGTTTACATTTCTCGCCTTTCAAGTAGATAAGTCGAATCTGCTCCCATCCTGCCCTCCTCTTATGCGGGGCTTACCATACAGGCTGCCTCTTTCAACTATAAAACTTGTGTTGGCAGGCGAGGACTGGTTTTCTCCGTCTCCTTTGCAATCAAACAAGCAAAATCGGTTGCACGAGAAACATACGTCTGCGCATCAATCAAAATTAGCAGTTACTCAGGCTCGGCTGCAACTGATACTCGGCCTGATGAATCAGCTTGAAAACGTTCCTCCCCCGATGCAAAAAGATCAATCGGTACAGCGTACAGTCAGTTATATGGAGCAGCACTACAACGAAGATCTGACTGTAGATTTCTTGGCCGAAATGGCTGGGATGGTTCGATGGCAATATAGCAAATTGTTTAAAGTGATGACTGGCAAGAAGCCGACGGACTATCTCGCAGAACTTAGGGTCCAGCAAGCTAAAAGGCTTCTGTCCAGTTCTACCGAGACCTTGCGTGAAATATCCCGACAAGTCGGTTATAAGGATGAGTATTATTTCAGTCGGCGCTTTCACCAGCTTACAGGACACCCCCCACGGGAATATGCCAATATGCTAAGACGTACCAGGCAAAGAACGATCACTGATTCCCTCGGCAGGCAGATTTCCCTTCCTGATGCGGCTATGCGTATTGTGGCCACAGGTACCAATACCCTTGGTGAGTTGCTTACGATCGGTATCCGACCAGTCGGCGCGGGTATAACTACAATGAAATCACAAGTCATATATCGAAACAAACTGCAGCACATGCCGGACATTGGACTGCAAGGTTCACCGGAGCAAGTCTCCTTACTCAAGCCCGATCTTATACTGCTTGGCAACTATAGTGAGCAGCAGTTACCTCAATTGGACGCCATTGCGCCTACGATCGTCTATCGCGAAGCAACCAGCACTTTTGAGCGTCTTCGTTATATTGCAGATCTGTTCGGTCGAAACAGAGCGGCCGAGAAATGGATCGACCGCTATGAGGAGAGTGTCAGGGGGATACGGCGACAATTGGCAGATGATTATATTGCAGGAGAACGAGCGACAGTCTATCTGGTGCTAGGTAAGAACATATATGTTATGGGACAGACGGGATTTGCTGCTACGGTGTATGAATCACTCGGCTTTCGCCCGACCGAATCCGTATATCAACTGATCATTAATGGTAGACCTTGGATACATATCCATGAGGACAAAATCAGTCAATACGCTGGGGACCGAAACTTCGTGATGGTACCTCAGGAGGAGATGAATGTAAACATCTCTTCTCCACTTCAAAGCTTGGTTGGAGAATTGACACACGGTAAGTTACGTAATATACATAATTTGCATATCGTAGAAGCTGTGTGGAATTACGATGATCCCCTTACCAGGGAGAGGTTATTGACAGTCCTTCCCTCTATTTTTGCTAAGGATAGACTGGCTCTTGTACCAGCAATTGATAATAAACCGTGA
- a CDS encoding LysR family transcriptional regulator: MELLQLKYFQTVAYTEHISKAAAQLNIAQPSLSLTIKRLEDELGTPLFHRRGRNIQLNASGAILLKHVNRIFIEIENAEMEIKAEEHHISNTIRISITNTRFLTGLISDYINSSPETKLHQGIGTRSEIITGLKKGDMHLGITGHPILDEEIESVVLVEEDIVLVVPRNHAYGGETSISLHVVASEPFISLADNKEYSRFTTMLCEKAGFLPNLAFEVDSHTLLEIIRLDQGVALLPISVCRALGLSYVKIADDSAVYPISLSWVKQKWLSPSTKEFLDFITSYYAENAGLYKVE; encoded by the coding sequence ATGGAATTGCTTCAGCTCAAATATTTTCAGACCGTTGCCTACACCGAACATATCTCCAAGGCAGCTGCACAATTGAATATTGCTCAACCCTCTCTAAGCTTGACGATTAAAAGACTTGAGGATGAACTGGGTACTCCCTTATTTCACAGGAGAGGACGAAACATTCAATTAAATGCCTCAGGTGCAATTCTATTGAAACACGTAAACCGAATTTTTATTGAAATTGAAAATGCAGAGATGGAGATTAAAGCGGAGGAACATCATATATCCAATACGATCAGGATCTCCATTACGAATACGCGATTTCTCACCGGCCTCATTAGTGACTACATCAACAGTTCCCCCGAAACTAAGCTTCATCAGGGCATTGGGACCCGCAGTGAAATTATTACAGGCTTGAAGAAAGGCGACATGCATCTGGGTATTACGGGGCATCCGATTCTGGATGAGGAGATAGAGAGTGTTGTCCTGGTCGAGGAGGATATTGTCTTGGTGGTGCCCAGAAATCATGCATATGGCGGAGAGACAAGCATTTCATTACATGTTGTTGCAAGTGAGCCCTTTATTTCCCTTGCGGACAATAAGGAGTACAGTCGATTTACCACCATGCTCTGTGAAAAGGCTGGCTTCCTGCCTAATCTTGCATTCGAAGTTGATTCTCATACTCTGCTCGAAATTATCAGGCTTGATCAGGGTGTTGCGTTACTTCCTATCTCCGTATGTAGAGCACTCGGGTTAAGTTATGTGAAAATTGCTGACGATTCAGCAGTATATCCAATTAGCCTATCCTGGGTCAAACAGAAATGGTTATCTCCTTCAACTAAAGAATTTCTTGATTTTATTACGTCGTACTATGCAGAAAATGCAGGCTTATATAAGGTGGAATAG
- a CDS encoding acetoacetate decarboxylase → MKIDVNNIAKNLNTPLTAPAYPMPPYKFVNREYLNIIYRTDEKALRAAVPEPLEITDPLVKFEVMWMPDVSGLGAYTEAGQVIPVQFNGEQGDYVHSMYVDNFPAIASGRELTAYPKKLGAPKLYTDSDTLVGTLDYGTLRVATATMGYKHVEMDKELAKREICRPNFMIKMATDYTGNLRICDLIRTQITDIEVKEAWTGPARLQLFEHALAPLADLPVLELVSASHILTNLTLNAAQPVYNYLEEK, encoded by the coding sequence ATGAAAATCGATGTGAATAACATAGCTAAAAATCTGAATACACCCCTAACGGCTCCGGCATACCCAATGCCACCGTACAAATTCGTGAATCGTGAATACTTGAATATTATCTACCGAACGGATGAAAAAGCGCTGCGGGCAGCTGTACCAGAACCTTTAGAAATTACCGACCCTTTGGTTAAATTCGAAGTGATGTGGATGCCGGATGTTTCTGGACTTGGTGCCTATACAGAAGCCGGACAAGTTATCCCTGTACAATTCAATGGGGAGCAAGGCGATTATGTGCATTCAATGTATGTAGACAATTTCCCCGCGATTGCAAGTGGTCGAGAGCTCACCGCCTATCCGAAAAAGCTCGGTGCACCCAAGTTGTATACCGATTCAGATACGCTTGTCGGCACACTTGATTATGGAACGCTGCGTGTAGCCACGGCAACAATGGGCTATAAACATGTGGAGATGGATAAGGAACTCGCCAAACGCGAAATATGCCGTCCTAATTTTATGATCAAGATGGCTACCGACTATACCGGGAATTTAAGAATATGTGATCTGATCCGAACTCAGATTACGGACATCGAAGTAAAAGAGGCGTGGACAGGACCTGCCCGTTTGCAACTGTTCGAACACGCATTGGCACCTCTTGCAGATCTGCCTGTGTTGGAATTAGTGTCCGCTTCTCATATTCTTACCAACTTAACCTTGAACGCAGCACAACCTGTATACAACTACCTGGAAGAGAAATAA
- a CDS encoding ketopantoate reductase family protein: MRIAIVGAGSLGTIVGAYLADGGMDVELIDAYQEHVEALNQTGAKVTGTTEFQAKVKAITPEQKSGQYDLVLLLTKQLYNDSILQELLPFLNEDSIVCSLQNGIPEEKVASIVGEQRVVAGSVEFGATFIEPGVSSLTTEYTQFKQYAFQIGELNGEMTERIQRVKSVLDLVGGTHISDNLVGTKWSKLLINNAFSGLSAALNGEYGDIMDHEAGIVSAAHIADETIKVARANGVTLVKMNGFDIASLELNSEDDILERVKTLRYVMEPSRLLKASMLQDLEKNRKTEIDYINGVVSSKAEGTGIATPYNDLVVKLVKSAEETQTVPHFDTNIKAFEELLSTRK, from the coding sequence ATGAGAATTGCAATTGTAGGAGCAGGATCTCTGGGAACCATCGTAGGTGCGTATCTTGCGGATGGCGGAATGGACGTCGAGTTAATTGATGCATATCAGGAGCATGTAGAAGCTTTAAATCAAACGGGAGCTAAAGTAACGGGGACCACGGAGTTTCAGGCAAAAGTAAAAGCCATTACACCTGAGCAGAAATCAGGACAATATGACCTTGTTTTGCTTTTAACCAAACAGCTGTATAACGATTCCATTCTTCAGGAATTACTTCCATTCTTGAACGAAGACAGTATCGTGTGTTCCTTGCAGAACGGGATTCCGGAAGAGAAAGTGGCGTCCATCGTGGGTGAACAGCGCGTCGTTGCAGGCTCCGTTGAGTTTGGCGCTACGTTTATTGAACCAGGTGTATCCAGTCTCACAACTGAGTATACGCAATTTAAGCAGTATGCTTTTCAGATTGGCGAATTAAATGGTGAAATGACCGAACGAATTCAACGCGTGAAATCGGTGTTGGACCTTGTGGGTGGAACACATATTTCGGATAATCTGGTTGGAACCAAATGGTCCAAATTGTTGATTAACAATGCATTCAGTGGGTTGTCTGCTGCATTGAATGGGGAATATGGGGACATTATGGATCATGAAGCCGGCATTGTGAGTGCAGCTCATATTGCGGACGAGACGATTAAAGTTGCTCGTGCCAATGGAGTCACTTTGGTTAAAATGAATGGATTCGACATCGCCTCACTCGAACTGAACAGCGAAGATGATATCCTTGAACGGGTGAAAACATTACGTTATGTAATGGAGCCATCCAGACTGCTCAAAGCAAGCATGCTTCAAGATCTGGAGAAAAATCGCAAAACGGAAATTGACTATATTAACGGAGTCGTCTCAAGCAAAGCAGAAGGCACCGGAATTGCGACACCTTATAATGATTTAGTTGTAAAACTGGTCAAATCTGCTGAAGAAACACAAACGGTTCCTCATTTTGATACAAATATTAAAGCTTTTGAAGAACTATTAAGCACACGTAAATAA